The Cucurbita pepo subsp. pepo cultivar mu-cu-16 chromosome LG05, ASM280686v2, whole genome shotgun sequence nucleotide sequence ATACTGAATGTCCCGACTCTATATTGTGGTATCAAAAATCACGAGTTTATTACATCCACAGTAATGCAGCTAactaaatttctttattacaagtttaactaattttgtgtacaacaagaacaaagatttaaaggaaaaaatgaaatccaaGTGTGTCCCTAAGCACACAACAATGCCCCAAACACTCTCCTAAATCCAAACACCAAACCATATACAAACTATATATGAACAAACAACCCATTGAGATGTGCAGTAGCAGATAGATACGAGTTCAGAGGAAAACCAGGCTGCTTTCGACGTCGAAGGCCATTTGATCCAAGTTCGAAATGGCGCCATCTTGAAACGTATGTTCTTCCAAATCCATGTCCCACAAAACCCCATAATCAGAGTCATTTTTGGGGCAGAAAAGTTGATCAGCTTtgggattattattattggcaTCTTTTTCTTGAGGAAGTTGAAGGAGATGGAGAAAAGAACAGCTGCCAATGTAGCCATGACTCTGATGGGGAGCCATTGAGGATAATGAAGCGATATCGACATTGTAGCCACAAGGCATGGCGATCGGACTCGGGTCGCTTGGAGGGGGAGATGGAGCTCGGATGACAGTGGGAACGCGCTCGAAATCTTCAAATGTAAAATGTTGGTTGAGTTTGATGCTGTGCTCTTCTTGCTTGCCCTTTTGAAACACTCTACATAAAACCCAGTCCTCCTGCACCCACCATATAAACTTGGTTCATTTTCATGTCAATTAAAGCATAGAGATAATTCCAAATTAGTtccattttttgttgtgtGATTACTATAAGTatctttcataattattttgattatgaatttctcttttactaaacaaacaaaactcaTTCATTAATAGCATCCtctaattctaaataaaaacaaaatatagatATAAACATCTGTTTATTATCTGTTAATGCAATTTTAGAAAAGATTTGTAAACCAAAGAGAGAGCCACCAACTTTTGAATGTGTGCATGTGCTCACACCATCAGATTTGTCTAAATCGTCTAAGAAATAGAgaatcaaagatgaaaaattcaaCCTTTGGGGGCAGATGTGGGGCCTCAAACCGAAATTCATGCATAATCCATCCGGTTTTAATCCCATTTGGAGCTCTGTTCCTATAAAACACCAAAGTCTTTCTCATCCCTACGATCTCCCTCGTTGAAGGATCCACCACCGTTCGATCTTTTCCAGTAGCTTTCCAATACCCACATGTCGTTGCGCGATTCGTCCGAAATCCCGTTGCGTATTTTCGATCTCGAAAGCTGAAGAAGTACCACTCGTTGCTATTCAGCTTCGCCACCTCtgcaatataataaaaaagaatgattagtttatattaatctttcattttcattacacTAATTATGAACAGTTTATGGAAGAGATAGGAAGGGGAAGGGAAAATGACCCCTTTGattatatattattcattGCTGGATTATTGGGTGTTAATTAATCAATGTCTCAAACTTAAAGAAAGGtttgaagatatttttgttatgattagttatgtaattatttatattagttGGTGAttataaacaacaaaataagatCATTTGGATTAGAGAGGGAAATgtatgaaacaaaaaacatgaaatttgatgaaagaaagatttgatatatatattatgttccaaacgaagaaattaaaaggaagCAAAATGGAGACaaagaagataaagaaatgaaatgattggGGTTTTGGAGAATATTTGCAAGTTGGAGAGTAACAATTAATGAAGCTTGTTCTACAAGCACAAGCTAGCTCAAGCATCCATCTATGGGAAAAAGGATGCTATGACTCATCACCTTGACTTATCGGACCAAATTTCTCGATATTGATCTCGAAAATATTCAAACCCGCTTTCATATAGCTCAATGGTTAAAATAATTCTACGTCGAAACATGGAAATTTCTTCACTCATTCTTAATAGTAAACGCTAAAGTCAAGATTTTCACATGAATGCAGGTGTGTACGAGTGAGGAGACAACGAATGAcatattatttgaatatttaatgtaaaaaataaaagagagcaCTGTCAAATCCTCGTACCTTAGGGaccaaacaaataattaaggaaatttcatgaaattaatGTTGTTTTATCACAAAATAAAAGACATTAGAACATAGCACCAAACACAGATTTCTGTAACATAAACCACTTCATAAGACAGAAATCTCATGTTTTCTGTTTCAAGTTTACAcaaaaatttaaccaaaaaaaaaaaactttataagtACAGCTCTCACCAACCATGCAAAAAAGTTcagcttttaaaaataaacaaaaacatatctAGATTGTTTAAGGTATATGCCAAGAATTTAGGGAATCCATTATAGATCATTAGCATGCTAATGAAACccaaaagtaattaattaattaaacataaacCTCCCAAATCAGCTCTTTTTGCATGAATTTTGGAGGCAATGTTTTAGGACATCATTGGAAGAACCATCACAGTGTCCTTAACCAAAGAGATATGTCCTAATTATGAAGAACATAATGAAATGAAGTTAAAAAGAATGGTACCAGGAAGCTGCCATGGCTCACAAGTATGCAAGTCAATCTCCACAAGTGTGCCCTTAACCACTTGCTCGTTCATAATCTTCTTGTAAAGATAATGGCACACCAACTCTTCATCACTCGGATAAAATCTAAACCCTGGGGGAAGTGAAGCTCCAATATCTTTAAGCCCCATTACTGTAATTTACGAACTCTTCAAGGGCTGGATGCAAATTCTGGGAATCCAATTCAACACAGAATCCAAGAACTTTTTAAAAGGGGAATTTAAGAGAAAGAAGGGTTCAAAGAAATGGGTATGCAATAAGAAATAAGGATGTGGTTGGGTTGGTGTTCATATATATAGTTGGGGTAGGGACGACTATGCCATTATTTTGCCTATTAAGTTGCTATGAGCTTTTGCATAGGGAGTTAGTTATAATGGTAAAGTTTTGGAGCAAATTCACAAGCTACAACAAATCTTTACAAAACTAATTCACACTTACAAAATATGTACAAAAGGTCAAAACAGTTTTACAAGGAAACCATCCAAAATCAccctttttttctattttcaactATTAAAATGGGGATTGcagttaaaattttgtattacaaccctaatttaaaattaggtttCTTGAATACCACGTAATAcaattaaagttaaaaaggttgaagtttgaatttttatttctatatattaggttttcgttttctttctccGGGGAAGATTCAAgcatttgacttttttttttttgttttatccaTAATATATGTCTTAATCAATTAAGATATATGCTTCGGTTGACCCCTTTTAGATATTCCTaaacccaaaataaaataacttaatAACCTCTAAATCCcaagggagaagtttccaccgTTTGTAATGGGCTAAAGATCGGGTGGTGTGTCAACGATGGGCTtcagctgttacaaatggtattagagttaaaAGATTTGCTTATAGAGGTGTGGAATGTTGTCcttagcaaacgtgttttctAAACAACAAACCAAAATTATAGACAGCGAAGTTGGATAAGAAAAGAGGTGTTTTATAAGATGGAAAAGTATTTGAAAGAATTAAGTAATGGGTAGAGGGCTCTATCATCCATTCAATTATATTAATCAGCCACAAAACTGATATGATTGTATAAATGTGTGGGATTATGGACCATACAAAAATGGGGCCTAGGCTAATGATCATAAgagaattatattatatgatgaacAACTCCATTCTTCAAGAGTTTTGCACATCAATAAGGGAAtgccaataattttttaaatgtggaCAAAAGTATGCACATCACAAAAttgtacaaaaatttaaaaaatagctGTATGTAATGCATAATAATTGGTAGATAATGATGATTTGACAACGGtcaataaaaaatcatcatttttgtaatcatcccccaaaaaattaatacattaatccaaataatatttaaattcgtGGGTCGAGTCGAGTCAATTTAACGAATGTAAATGGAGATTTCAATAAACTAAACTATACCCGAGTTGtcattttttctaattcaaCGTGTGggattaaaagatttaaatttttggttcTTTGATCGATGATACATTTTTTAACGGATTAAGTTATAACGTAAATGATCGTGGCAAAATGTACCCTAAGGAACAAGTAAAGCGGGAGGAGATGACGTAGGAAAGTTTTATTATAATGATTTAATGAATTGTAGGGTTAGGGTTTGTTTTGGAAAGAGgaaattttgtttggttaatataaatgaaagatttatatgatatgttgGAGAATGAGTAACGGCTTCATATTCTCCCATATTTCCATCCAATAATTAATTCCTCCAAAATACTCCTAAaattactcaatttttttaattaaaaaaaaaaaaaaaaactattgaTGACATGTCTCTTGATTGATACATGCATGCCAATCACCTTAATTGATGGGGTTTTTAGGTTTAACATGCTAATctctattaattaattaattaatcatttagaCTCATGTTGGTAAGCCCAACTCTTGGGTTTTTGGATCTTGCAATAGTGATGGTGAGACTTGATTAATCAAACACACTAATCTCCTATTATTATGTTAATCTACtgatcattttaatttttcttttctatttttaaataaaaatctatgTTTATAATCTTTATAACCTTCATTACTTTTCTTNttttttttttttttttataaaaaagaaagattattGAACCATTATcaatatttaagaatattcttttaatagtAATTAtcaatcatttaatttaatattacaataCTTATTGAATTCGAACAACTTAAATATGCAATaatcaacttttttaaaaaaaatagggtcGGACTAGTACAAATCTAAGTATTTAGATTAAGGAATGAATTTATTAACTTCGTCGTTGTAATTCAATTAGTGGGATACTATAAGTTAACGCGAGAAGAAATAATTCATTATATgaggaagaaaaattatattaaatgatgTCGGGCAAGATATGACAAGAAAATTCCTTGAGCGtggaaattttagaaatattgaGTTAAAAAGGAAACGTAAATTTTAGAAACTCTTTTGATTAGACGATTTAAGATTTAGAGCCGAAATAACTTTTATACATGTTACGAggctaaaaaaatatatgagaatCC carries:
- the LOC111794722 gene encoding NAC domain-containing protein 21/22-like, with the protein product MGLKDIGASLPPGFRFYPSDEELVCHYLYKKIMNEQVVKGTLVEIDLHTCEPWQLPEVAKLNSNEWYFFSFRDRKYATGFRTNRATTCGYWKATGKDRTVVDPSTREIVGMRKTLVFYRNRAPNGIKTGWIMHEFRFEAPHLPPKEDWVLCRVFQKGKQEEHSIKLNQHFTFEDFERVPTVIRAPSPPPSDPSPIAMPCGYNVDIASLSSMAPHQSHGYIGSCSFLHLLQLPQEKDANNNNPKADQLFCPKNDSDYGVLWDMDLEEHTFQDGAISNLDQMAFDVESSLVFL